Proteins from one Devosia chinhatensis genomic window:
- a CDS encoding YdeI/OmpD-associated family protein, whose product MAPVSVRLDRLREFPDFQSFYDWLAVHHASEEEVWIRIFKKASGHKTISPTEAIDAVLCWGWIDAIKKSWDDQSYVQRYCPRRPKSVWSQVNRDNVQRLTDAGLMTDHGAVHVAAARADGRWDAAYATTQAPPDDLLAAIAANPAAQHVYDQLSAQNRFALTFRTIGMKTEAGRRKKIETFVAMLARGETIYPQKLEPR is encoded by the coding sequence ATGGCGCCCGTTTCGGTCCGGCTCGACAGGCTGCGGGAATTTCCCGATTTCCAGAGCTTTTATGACTGGCTTGCCGTCCACCACGCGAGCGAGGAAGAAGTCTGGATCCGCATCTTCAAGAAAGCCAGCGGCCACAAGACCATCAGCCCCACCGAGGCAATCGATGCGGTGCTCTGCTGGGGCTGGATCGATGCCATCAAGAAGAGCTGGGACGATCAATCCTATGTGCAGCGCTATTGCCCGCGCCGTCCCAAATCGGTGTGGAGCCAGGTCAATCGCGACAATGTCCAGCGGCTGACCGATGCCGGGCTGATGACCGACCATGGCGCGGTCCATGTCGCGGCAGCCCGGGCCGACGGGCGCTGGGATGCGGCCTATGCCACCACTCAGGCCCCGCCCGACGATCTGCTCGCCGCCATCGCCGCCAACCCGGCTGCGCAGCATGTCTATGACCAGCTCAGCGCCCAGAACCGTTTCGCCCTTACCTTTCGCACCATCGGCATGAAGACCGAGGCCGGACGCAGAAAAAAGATCGAGACCTTTGTGGCCATGCTGGCCCGGGGCGAAACCATCTATCCGCAAAAGCTGGAGCCGCGCTGA
- a CDS encoding arylamine N-acetyltransferase family protein, giving the protein MPEKVNLNAYFERIGFSGSIAPTLGTLEALHALHPAAIPFENLDPLMGRKVKLDQASLEQKMLVKGRGGYCLEHNTLLMNVLRDLDYPVRAHAARILWEQPEGGATMISHMVLLVEISGSNYLCDVGMSSFTLTAPLKLRDGVEQKVGNDTFRLLRDDALWRLEVRVGEDWRGVYQFDLVEQGPAEIEAINSLVETEYQSRALLYAARIDGEVRSTLSGNRLSIYRPGEPRERRHAPDVETLKAILSEVFRITLPSAEDLDPALARVIEAAPPVEPEA; this is encoded by the coding sequence ATGCCCGAAAAGGTCAATCTGAACGCCTATTTCGAGCGAATCGGCTTTTCCGGTTCCATCGCCCCCACTTTGGGGACCCTCGAAGCGCTGCATGCGCTTCATCCAGCCGCCATTCCCTTCGAGAACCTCGATCCGCTGATGGGGCGCAAGGTCAAGCTTGACCAGGCCAGCCTCGAGCAGAAGATGCTGGTCAAGGGGCGCGGCGGCTATTGCCTCGAGCACAACACGCTCCTGATGAACGTTTTGCGCGATCTCGATTACCCCGTGCGCGCCCATGCCGCCCGCATCCTCTGGGAACAGCCCGAGGGCGGCGCGACGATGATCAGCCACATGGTGCTGCTGGTCGAGATTTCGGGCAGCAATTATCTCTGCGACGTGGGCATGAGCAGTTTTACGCTGACCGCGCCACTCAAGCTGCGGGACGGGGTCGAGCAGAAGGTCGGCAACGACACGTTCCGCCTCTTGCGCGACGACGCCCTGTGGCGGCTCGAGGTCAGGGTGGGGGAGGACTGGCGCGGGGTCTATCAGTTCGACCTCGTCGAGCAGGGCCCGGCCGAGATCGAGGCCATCAACAGCCTCGTGGAGACCGAATATCAGAGCCGTGCTTTGCTCTACGCGGCGCGGATCGACGGGGAGGTGCGCAGCACCCTTTCGGGCAACCGGCTCAGCATCTACCGGCCGGGCGAACCACGCGAGCGGCGCCATGCCCCCGATGTCGAGACGCTCAAGGCGATTCTGAGCGAAGTGTTCCGCATTACCCTGCCCAGCGCCGAAGACCTCGACCCGGCCCTGGCCCGCGTGATCGAGGCGGCGCCGCCGGTCGAGCCCGAGGCGTAA
- the irrA gene encoding iron response transcriptional regulator IrrA, which translates to MTDRITAARPHPSRKPCLTAVLRMAGLRPTRQRVALAELLFGGPHRHVSAEQLHGEAGSANVNVSLATIYNTLHQFHEAGLLREVAIDASRSYFDTDTSDHHHFYVEDEQRMIDIPADAVTFKSLPRAPEGMEVAHVDVVIRVRKAPI; encoded by the coding sequence ATGACCGACCGCATTACCGCCGCCCGGCCCCATCCGTCCCGCAAGCCGTGCCTGACGGCGGTGTTGCGCATGGCCGGCCTGCGCCCGACCCGGCAGCGCGTTGCCCTGGCCGAACTGCTGTTCGGCGGGCCGCATCGTCATGTCAGCGCCGAGCAATTGCACGGCGAGGCCGGCAGCGCCAATGTCAATGTCTCGTTGGCCACCATCTACAATACCCTGCATCAGTTTCACGAGGCCGGGCTGCTGCGCGAAGTGGCCATCGATGCGTCGCGCTCCTATTTCGACACCGATACCTCCGATCACCACCATTTCTACGTGGAAGACGAGCAGCGGATGATCGACATCCCCGCCGATGCGGTGACCTTCAAGTCGCTGCCCCGGGCGCCCGAAGGCATGGAAGTCGCCCATGTCGACGTGGTGATCCGCGTGCGCAAGGCTCCCATCTGA
- the fabA gene encoding 3-hydroxyacyl-[acyl-carrier-protein] dehydratase FabA, with amino-acid sequence MAERQHAFGYEELLAHGRGELPGQGDARLPAPPMLMFDRITDIQENGGTHGKGLVRAELDVNPDLWFFKCHFIGDPVMPGCLGLDAIWQMTGFFLSWIGQPGRGRALGGEIKFTGQVTNDVKLVEYGIDLKRVMKGRLTLGIADGWVKADGNVIYEAANLRVGLFTDAQANAGQLG; translated from the coding sequence ATGGCCGAGCGGCAACACGCATTTGGATATGAGGAATTGCTGGCTCATGGCCGCGGCGAATTGCCCGGCCAGGGCGATGCGCGCCTGCCGGCGCCGCCCATGCTGATGTTCGACCGCATCACCGACATCCAGGAAAATGGCGGCACCCATGGCAAGGGCCTGGTACGCGCCGAGCTCGACGTCAATCCGGACCTCTGGTTCTTCAAGTGCCATTTTATCGGTGACCCGGTCATGCCCGGATGCCTGGGCCTCGACGCCATCTGGCAGATGACCGGTTTTTTCCTGTCCTGGATCGGGCAACCCGGCCGGGGCAGGGCCCTGGGCGGGGAAATCAAGTTCACCGGCCAGGTGACGAACGACGTCAAGCTGGTCGAATATGGCATCGACCTCAAGCGGGTCATGAAGGGTCGACTGACGCTCGGCATTGCAGATGGCTGGGTGAAGGCTGACGGTAACGTGATCTACGAAGCAGCCAACTTGCGCGTTGGTCTGTTTACCGATGCTCAGGCCAATGCCGGGCAACTGGGCTGA
- the fabB gene encoding beta-ketoacyl-ACP synthase I: protein MRRVVVTGMGVISSIGNSLDEVTDSLRHAKPGIVFAEDYAELGFRSQVKGDPRLDPFEALDRRVTRFMGKGAAWNYLAMQQAIADAGLEPGDISNPMTGIVMGSGGASTRTIVEAADTVRKNTSPKRIGPLAVPKAMGSTASATLATSFGIKGINYSISAACATSKHCIGNAYEQIMLGKQDIVFAGGHEDLDWTLSDLFDAMGAMSSDFNQTPAKASRAYDANRDGFVIAGGAGVLVLEELEHAKARGAKIWAEVVGYGATSDGVDMVAPSGEGAERCMRMALQNIKAPIDYINPHATSTPVGDLKEIEALRAVFGNEDKCPPISATKSLTGHSQGATGVHESIFSILMMKHRFIAESANIETLDPAFQDMPILRQRRDDVDLGHVLSNGFGFGGTNAALVFKHPDA from the coding sequence ATGAGACGAGTTGTCGTCACCGGCATGGGTGTCATTTCCTCCATCGGCAACTCGCTCGACGAGGTCACCGACAGCCTGCGCCACGCCAAGCCGGGTATCGTCTTTGCCGAGGATTATGCCGAGCTCGGCTTTCGCAGCCAGGTCAAGGGCGACCCGCGTCTCGATCCCTTCGAGGCACTGGACCGCCGCGTCACCCGCTTCATGGGCAAGGGCGCGGCCTGGAATTATCTTGCCATGCAGCAGGCCATCGCCGATGCCGGCCTCGAGCCGGGCGATATTTCCAATCCCATGACGGGTATCGTCATGGGGTCGGGCGGGGCCTCGACCCGCACCATCGTGGAAGCGGCCGACACCGTCCGCAAGAATACCAGCCCCAAGCGTATCGGGCCGCTGGCCGTGCCCAAGGCCATGGGCTCGACGGCCTCGGCGACGCTGGCCACGTCCTTCGGCATCAAGGGTATCAATTATTCGATCAGCGCAGCCTGTGCGACCTCCAAGCATTGCATCGGCAATGCCTATGAGCAGATCATGCTGGGCAAGCAGGACATCGTCTTTGCCGGCGGCCACGAAGATCTCGACTGGACGCTTTCGGACCTCTTCGACGCCATGGGCGCGATGAGCTCGGACTTCAACCAGACCCCGGCCAAAGCCAGCCGCGCCTATGACGCCAATCGGGACGGCTTCGTCATCGCCGGCGGTGCGGGCGTGCTGGTGCTCGAAGAGCTTGAACATGCCAAGGCGCGCGGCGCCAAGATCTGGGCCGAAGTGGTCGGCTATGGCGCGACCTCGGACGGGGTCGACATGGTGGCGCCCTCGGGCGAAGGCGCCGAGCGCTGCATGCGCATGGCCCTGCAGAACATCAAGGCCCCCATCGACTACATCAATCCCCATGCCACCTCGACGCCCGTGGGCGATCTCAAGGAGATCGAAGCCCTGCGCGCCGTTTTCGGCAATGAAGACAAGTGTCCGCCCATTTCGGCCACCAAGTCGCTGACCGGCCACAGCCAGGGCGCCACCGGCGTGCACGAATCGATCTTTTCGATCCTGATGATGAAGCATCGCTTCATCGCGGAGAGCGCCAATATCGAAACGCTCGATCCGGCCTTCCAGGACATGCCGATCCTTCGCCAGCGCCGCGACGATGTCGATCTGGGACATGTGCTGTCCAATGGCTTCGGCTTTGGCGGCACCAACGCAGCCCTGGTCTTCAAGCACCCCGACGCCTGA
- a CDS encoding HesA/MoeB/ThiF family protein yields the protein MPPDPPLSPEETRRYARHLALKGMGGAGQQKLKAARVLVVGAGGLGSPAIAYLAAAGIGTLSIIDADAVSLSNLQRQIVHDSAAIGRNKAENAADFATGLNPNVQVEPLPHLIGPDNAERLVRGHDIVLDGTDNLVARRAVADSAARLGVPLVSGAVSMFSGQVTVFAPHLGGPRHEALYPAEASDDALPSCEANGILGPVTGIIGSLMAMEAIKLVTGIGTPLIGRLLVYDGRDGHFSEIAY from the coding sequence TTGCCCCCTGATCCCCCGCTAAGCCCCGAGGAAACCCGGCGCTATGCCCGCCATCTCGCTCTCAAGGGCATGGGCGGCGCCGGACAGCAAAAACTCAAGGCTGCGCGCGTGCTGGTGGTGGGCGCGGGTGGCCTTGGCAGCCCCGCCATTGCCTATCTTGCCGCTGCCGGCATCGGTACGCTCTCGATCATCGATGCGGATGCGGTCTCGCTGTCCAACCTTCAGCGCCAGATCGTGCATGACAGTGCCGCAATCGGGCGGAACAAGGCCGAAAACGCTGCCGATTTCGCCACGGGGCTCAACCCAAATGTGCAGGTCGAGCCCCTGCCCCATCTCATCGGCCCGGACAATGCGGAAAGGCTGGTGCGCGGCCATGACATCGTGCTCGACGGCACGGACAATCTGGTGGCGCGCCGCGCGGTCGCCGACAGCGCCGCACGGCTGGGCGTGCCGCTGGTTTCGGGCGCGGTGTCGATGTTTTCCGGCCAGGTCACGGTCTTTGCCCCCCATCTGGGCGGGCCGCGTCACGAAGCGCTTTATCCGGCCGAGGCCAGCGATGACGCCCTGCCCTCCTGCGAAGCCAATGGCATATTGGGGCCCGTCACCGGCATCATCGGCTCGCTCATGGCCATGGAGGCGATCAAGCTCGTCACCGGCATCGGCACGCCGCTGATCGGGCGCCTATTGGTCTATGACGGACGCGACGGGCACTTTTCCGAAATTGCCTATTAG
- a CDS encoding DUF2259 domain-containing protein: MRPHAVQAASARQAGLKAFMAGALAVLLLCLGAISALAGDRALINYLGYSTDLRHFAFEEFGIQDGSGFAYANVYVIDLRTDSWVAGTPIRMRSDDQAVTLATIRAQAMTKAGAVLADLDIGVPVEIAALLGDGVPDADGKSLVFGAPAYQPGSVSGRHELSLSAFPAEAANPCMDWFAAAPLGFELTLSEDGTARRVHRDAALPAARGCPQDYRLHSVVMPFGGLALEHAVAIVSSYPGGFEGPDRRFLAVPLAP; this comes from the coding sequence ATGCGACCGCACGCGGTTCAGGCGGCTTCGGCTCGACAGGCCGGGCTTAAGGCCTTCATGGCGGGCGCCCTCGCCGTCCTCCTGCTCTGTCTGGGTGCCATTTCCGCCCTGGCCGGAGACCGGGCGCTCATCAACTATCTCGGCTATTCCACCGATTTGCGCCATTTCGCCTTCGAGGAATTCGGCATCCAGGATGGCTCGGGCTTTGCCTATGCCAATGTCTACGTGATCGATCTCAGGACCGACAGCTGGGTCGCCGGCACGCCCATTAGGATGCGGAGCGACGATCAGGCGGTGACCCTGGCCACCATCCGGGCTCAGGCCATGACGAAAGCGGGCGCCGTTCTTGCCGATCTCGATATCGGCGTGCCGGTCGAGATTGCCGCTCTTTTGGGCGACGGCGTGCCCGACGCGGATGGCAAGAGCCTCGTCTTCGGCGCGCCGGCCTATCAGCCGGGCAGCGTGTCGGGGCGCCATGAGCTCAGCCTTTCCGCCTTTCCTGCCGAGGCGGCGAACCCCTGCATGGACTGGTTCGCAGCGGCGCCGCTGGGGTTCGAGCTTACCCTCTCCGAGGACGGCACTGCGCGGCGCGTGCACCGTGACGCGGCCCTGCCCGCCGCGCGCGGCTGTCCGCAGGATTATCGACTGCACAGCGTCGTGATGCCCTTTGGCGGGCTCGCCCTCGAGCATGCCGTGGCCATCGTTTCGAGCTATCCCGGCGGCTTCGAAGGCCCGGACCGGCGCTTCCTGGCGGTGCCCCTTGCCCCCTGA
- the dut gene encoding dUTP diphosphatase, whose protein sequence is MMTDVTISLRLLPHGADLPLPALASTGAAGADLRAAVPADAPLLLQPGQRALVPCGFAMALPEGFEAQVRPRSGLAAKHGVTVLNAPGTIDADYRGEVMVILINLGEDAFPIARGDRIAQMVVAPVVTPRFILVEDLDATARGSGGFGSTGRA, encoded by the coding sequence ATGATGACCGACGTCACCATAAGCCTTCGCTTGCTGCCGCATGGCGCGGACCTGCCTCTGCCAGCCCTCGCCAGCACCGGCGCCGCCGGCGCCGATCTGCGCGCAGCGGTGCCGGCCGATGCACCGCTCCTGCTGCAACCGGGCCAGCGCGCCCTCGTGCCCTGCGGCTTCGCCATGGCTCTGCCCGAAGGCTTCGAGGCGCAGGTGCGGCCCCGCTCCGGGCTTGCCGCCAAGCATGGCGTCACCGTCCTCAACGCTCCGGGCACCATTGATGCCGATTACCGGGGCGAAGTCATGGTGATCCTGATCAATCTGGGCGAAGACGCCTTCCCGATCGCCCGCGGCGACCGCATCGCGCAGATGGTGGTCGCCCCGGTCGTCACACCCCGTTTTATCCTTGTGGAGGACCTGGATGCGACCGCACGCGGTTCAGGCGGCTTCGGCTCGACAGGCCGGGCTTAA
- the ubiB gene encoding 2-polyprenylphenol 6-hydroxylase, giving the protein MGLGSTFRLIHAGWVLAREGAFSILPAESLPPMMKLGISMARLIERPSVRRTGSVERLNAALHKLGPSFVKFGQTLATRPDIVGAQAAADLSGLQDRMPPFDPALVPTILSDALGAKAAQLTEISAPIAAASIAQVHRAILRKPGDAPKRVAVKLLRPGVSERFHADTQALYAGARLAEAFAPASRRLQPTQVVQTLDHSMRLELDLRLEAAAISEMAENIKDDEGFRIPEVQWDQVAQNVLTTTWVDGIPIRDHAAIDAAGIDRKALAAKLLQGFLRHAIRDGFFHADMHPGNLFADPRSGDVIAVDFGIMGRIGKFERRFLADILYGFITRNYRLVAQRHFDIGYVPAHQSVDDFTLAIRSIGEPLHGRKATEISMAKVLGQLFTITDLFQMRTRPELVLLQKSMVLVEGVARNLDPELDIWTIAEPVVGDWLRREEGPLGRIEDFSGHLTRMGEALGRVPNLIAQAELALAEHRAMVDRPRDGLMRSGMLAVLGAAFVFLIVMTWKMLLS; this is encoded by the coding sequence ATGGGTCTGGGGTCTACCTTTCGCCTGATCCATGCCGGCTGGGTGCTGGCGCGCGAGGGCGCTTTTTCCATCCTGCCGGCCGAATCGCTGCCGCCGATGATGAAGCTGGGCATTTCCATGGCCCGGCTGATCGAGCGCCCCTCGGTGCGCCGGACGGGCAGTGTCGAGCGGCTCAACGCAGCGCTTCACAAGCTCGGTCCCAGCTTCGTCAAGTTCGGCCAGACGCTGGCGACCCGCCCCGATATCGTGGGCGCGCAGGCCGCCGCCGATCTCTCCGGCCTTCAGGACCGGATGCCGCCCTTCGACCCGGCGCTGGTGCCCACCATCCTCAGCGATGCCTTGGGCGCCAAGGCCGCTCAGCTGACCGAGATCAGCGCGCCCATCGCGGCGGCCTCCATTGCCCAGGTGCACCGCGCAATCCTGCGCAAGCCGGGCGACGCGCCCAAGCGGGTAGCGGTAAAATTGCTGCGCCCGGGCGTCTCCGAACGCTTCCACGCCGATACCCAGGCGCTTTATGCCGGTGCCCGCCTCGCCGAAGCCTTTGCCCCCGCCAGCCGGCGGCTGCAGCCCACCCAGGTGGTGCAGACGCTCGACCATTCCATGCGCCTCGAACTCGACCTGCGCCTTGAGGCCGCCGCCATTTCGGAAATGGCCGAGAACATCAAGGACGACGAGGGCTTCCGCATTCCGGAAGTGCAATGGGACCAGGTGGCGCAGAACGTGCTGACCACGACCTGGGTCGATGGCATCCCGATCCGCGACCATGCCGCCATCGACGCCGCCGGCATCGACCGCAAGGCGCTGGCCGCCAAGCTGTTGCAGGGCTTTTTGCGCCATGCCATCCGCGACGGCTTCTTTCACGCCGACATGCATCCGGGCAATCTTTTCGCCGATCCACGCAGCGGCGACGTCATTGCCGTGGATTTCGGCATTATGGGCCGGATCGGGAAGTTCGAGCGCCGGTTCCTCGCCGACATTCTCTACGGCTTCATCACCCGCAATTACCGGCTCGTGGCGCAGCGCCATTTCGACATCGGCTACGTGCCCGCCCATCAATCGGTGGACGATTTCACCCTCGCCATCCGCTCCATCGGCGAGCCGCTGCATGGGCGCAAGGCCACCGAGATTTCCATGGCCAAGGTGCTGGGCCAGCTCTTCACCATCACCGATCTCTTCCAGATGCGCACGCGCCCCGAACTGGTGCTGCTGCAGAAATCCATGGTGCTGGTGGAAGGGGTGGCGCGCAATCTCGATCCCGAGCTCGATATCTGGACCATTGCCGAGCCGGTCGTGGGCGATTGGCTGCGCCGCGAGGAAGGCCCGCTGGGCCGCATCGAGGATTTCTCGGGCCATCTCACCCGCATGGGCGAGGCGCTGGGCCGCGTGCCCAATCTCATTGCCCAGGCCGAGCTGGCGCTGGCCGAACACCGCGCCATGGTCGACCGCCCGCGCGACGGGCTGATGCGCTCCGGCATGCTGGCCGTGCTGGGGGCTGCCTTTGTGTTCCTGATCGTGATGACCTGGAAGATGCTGTTGAGCTGA
- the ubiE gene encoding bifunctional demethylmenaquinone methyltransferase/2-methoxy-6-polyprenyl-1,4-benzoquinol methylase UbiE has translation MAQPGETTHFGDRIVALEDKQGLVDKVFHDVADRYDLMNDLMSMGVHRLWKDAMVAELAPPKAGTRPYRVLDMAGGTGDIGERIVNRSLGYAEVVVSDINADMLRVGEERATGWRYPGQVSFVQANAEDLPFEDNSFDAYTIAFGIRNVPRIQKALEEAHRVLRRGGRMLVLEFSQVDLPGFDALYRLYSDRVIPPMGRVVTGDAQPYQYFIESIRKFPEPGRFSAMLTEAGFRRVRHQSFTGNIATLFSGWKI, from the coding sequence ATGGCCCAGCCTGGCGAAACCACCCATTTCGGCGACCGCATCGTCGCCCTCGAGGACAAGCAGGGCCTGGTGGACAAGGTGTTCCACGACGTCGCCGACCGCTATGACCTGATGAACGACCTGATGAGCATGGGCGTGCATCGGCTCTGGAAAGACGCCATGGTGGCCGAGCTGGCGCCGCCCAAGGCCGGGACGCGTCCCTATCGGGTGCTCGACATGGCCGGGGGCACCGGCGATATCGGCGAGCGCATCGTCAATCGCTCGCTCGGCTATGCCGAGGTCGTTGTGTCCGACATCAATGCCGACATGCTGCGGGTCGGGGAAGAGCGCGCCACGGGCTGGCGCTATCCGGGTCAGGTCAGTTTCGTCCAGGCCAATGCCGAAGACCTGCCCTTCGAGGACAACAGCTTCGACGCCTATACGATCGCCTTCGGCATCCGCAACGTGCCGCGCATCCAGAAGGCGCTCGAGGAAGCCCATCGCGTGCTCAGGCGCGGCGGGCGCATGCTCGTGCTCGAATTCTCCCAGGTCGACCTGCCCGGCTTTGATGCGCTCTATCGGCTGTATTCGGATCGGGTCATCCCGCCCATGGGCCGGGTGGTAACGGGCGACGCGCAACCCTATCAATATTTCATCGAGTCGATCCGCAAGTTTCCCGAGCCCGGCCGCTTCTCCGCCATGCTGACGGAGGCGGGCTTCCGCCGCGTCAGGCACCAGAGCTTTACCGGCAATATCGCGACCCTGTTTTCGGGCTGGAAGATCTGA
- the mutM gene encoding bifunctional DNA-formamidopyrimidine glycosylase/DNA-(apurinic or apyrimidinic site) lyase, translating to MPELPEVETVRRGLEPWLTGARIDAVTLNRKDLRFPFPEGLKAALEGQTVMQVGRRAKYLLLELSSGKTLLSHLGMTGSWRFAEHGIDKPPRYYEPGTAPKHDHMICQVTHPDHGQSHLIYADPRRFGFIDLYDHIEESPYLKGLGPEPLGNDFSAQGLAEAFKDKKAPIKAALLDQRVVAGLGNIYVAEALHRAHIRPDIEARTLVKADGAPKKALDLLAAAVREVLIAAIEVGGSTIRDFRSVEGAGYFQHNFAVYDREDDPCPTPLCTGVVKRIVQSGRSTFYCPVCQKAP from the coding sequence ATGCCCGAATTGCCCGAGGTCGAGACCGTCCGCCGAGGCCTCGAACCCTGGCTCACGGGAGCGCGGATCGACGCGGTGACGCTCAATCGCAAGGATCTGCGGTTTCCCTTTCCAGAGGGGCTCAAGGCTGCGCTCGAGGGCCAGACCGTCATGCAGGTGGGGCGCCGCGCCAAATATCTCCTGCTCGAACTCTCCAGCGGCAAGACCCTGCTCAGCCATCTGGGCATGACCGGTTCGTGGCGCTTTGCCGAACACGGCATCGACAAGCCGCCGCGCTATTACGAGCCGGGGACGGCGCCCAAGCATGACCACATGATCTGCCAGGTGACCCATCCCGACCACGGCCAGAGCCACCTGATCTACGCCGATCCCCGCCGTTTCGGCTTCATCGATCTTTACGATCACATCGAGGAGAGCCCATATCTCAAGGGCCTTGGTCCCGAGCCCCTGGGCAATGATTTCAGTGCGCAGGGTCTGGCGGAAGCCTTCAAGGACAAGAAGGCACCGATCAAGGCGGCCCTGCTGGACCAGCGTGTCGTTGCCGGGCTGGGCAATATCTATGTGGCCGAGGCGCTGCATCGCGCCCATATCCGGCCCGATATCGAGGCCAGAACCCTGGTCAAGGCCGATGGTGCGCCCAAGAAGGCACTGGACCTGCTGGCCGCCGCCGTGCGCGAAGTGCTGATCGCGGCTATCGAGGTGGGCGGCTCGACGATCCGGGATTTCAGAAGCGTCGAGGGCGCAGGCTATTTCCAGCACAATTTCGCCGTCTATGATCGGGAGGATGATCCCTGTCCGACCCCGCTCTGCACCGGCGTGGTCAAAAGGATCGTACAATCGGGGCGCTCGACCTTTTATTGTCCGGTGTGCCAGAAAGCGCCGTGA
- the rpsT gene encoding 30S ribosomal protein S20 yields MANTPSAKKATRKIAARTAVNKSRRSRVRTFIRKVEEAITAGDHATAFAALKAAEPEIHRAAGKGIVHANLASRKVSRLNSRVKALAV; encoded by the coding sequence ATGGCCAATACGCCGTCAGCCAAGAAGGCCACCCGCAAGATTGCTGCCCGCACCGCGGTCAACAAGTCGCGTCGTAGCCGCGTGCGCACGTTCATCCGCAAGGTCGAGGAAGCCATCACCGCCGGTGATCACGCTACCGCCTTTGCTGCTCTCAAGGCTGCCGAGCCGGAAATCCACCGCGCTGCCGGCAAGGGGATTGTCCATGCCAACCTCGCCTCGCGCAAGGTCTCCCGCCTCAACAGCCGCGTGAAGGCTCTCGCGGTCTGA